The window GCCAGCGCGTCGGCGTTGCCGATGGTCGCCGAGAGCGCCACCACCTGCAGCCCGGGGTTGATGCGCCGGAGCTTCGCGAGTGTCACCTCCAGCGTGGGCCCGCGCTGGCTGTCGTCCACGAGGTGGACCTCGTCGGCGACCACGCAGTCCAGCCGGCTCAGCCAGGAGGCGTCGTTGCGGACCAGCGAGTCGACCTTCTCGGAGGTGGCGACGATGATGTCCTTCTCGCGGAGCCAGCGCTCCTCGGACTCGTAGTTGCCCGTCGAGACACCGATGTCGACGCCGTAGCGCGAGAACTCCTCGAACTCGTCGCGTTTCTCGGACGCGAGCGCCCGGAGCGGGACGATGTAGAGGGCCTTCCCGCCGCGCTGCACGGCAGAGAGCATCGCGAGTTCCGCCACGAGCGTCTTGCCGGAGGCGGTGGGGACCGAGGCGACGAGCGAGTCCCCCTGCGTCACCCCCGCCTCCACCGCCTCGGCCTGGGGCGGGTACAGCTCCTCGATACCGTCCGCGCGGAGGTGCTCGGGGAGCCACTCCGGCACACCCGCGACCTCGGAGACGTTCATTGTCGGTGGGTGGGTCGTCCTGCGTTTTAAACTGTCGTGGGCGACCGCTCGCCCGCGGGCGCCGCCCTCCACGACATCTCACATCCCGAACAGAAATCCCCTTCAGCGGCCGCTTATGGGGGTGGCTGTCCTGTACACGTCCAATGCGTCCCCGCGAACTCGTCGGCCTCCTCCGCAACCGCGACTTCGCGCTGCTGGTCGGCGGGCGCCTCGTCACGAACGCCGGCGACAGCCTCTACTACATCGCGGCGATGTGGCTCGTCTACGACCTGACCGGCTCGGAACTGTACACGGGCATCGCGGGCTTCCTGACGATGGCGCCCGCGGCGCTCCAGTTCCTGTTCGGCCCCCTCGTCGACCGGACGCCGCTGGGCCCGCTGCTGGTCGGCACACAGGTCGTGCAGGGCCTGCTCGTGCTCGTCGTCCCCATCGCCCACTTCTTCGATATGCTCTCCGTGTGGGTCGTACTGGTCGTGATGCCGTTGCTGTCGCTGCTCAACCAGCCCGTCTATCCCGCGCAGTCGGCCGCCCTCCCGCGCATCGTCGACCGCGAGGAGCTCGTTGGCGCGAACTCCGTCCTGACCATCGCCTACCAGGGTGTCGACGCCGGCTTCAACGCCCTCGGTGGCATCGTCGTCGCGGCGTTCGGTGCCGTCACGCTGTTCCTCGTCGACTCGGTCACGTTCGCGGTCGCGACACTGCTGTTCCTGGGGCTGGACATCCCCGCGGCCGGCGCGGGCGACATCGAGGACGAGAGCGAGGATGTCGGCGACGAGGACGGTGAGGGCGCGCCGGGTGACGGGGAGACGACGTCCGACTCCGCGGACCCGGCGGCCGTCCCGGACGGCGGGACGGACCCCGACACGGACGACGGCCACACCGACGATAGCGACGAGGCCGACCGCGACGGCTGGGACGGCTACCTCGCGGACCTCCGCGAGGGCATCGGCTTCCTCCGTGGGACCGTCGTCGCCAAGCTCACGCTCGGGGTCATCATCGTCAACTTCGCGTTCGGTGGCGTGATGGCTGTCCTTCCATCGTACGGCGACAGCTTCGGCGGCGCGGGCGCCTACGGCCTGCTCGCGGCCGCCGTCGGCGTCGGGATGCTGACCGGCTCGCTCGTCGGCAACCTCGTCGAGGAGTGGCCGTTCGGCTACGTCGTCAGCGGCGGGATGGGGCTGGGCGCGGTGCTGTGGACCGCCGCCATCACCGTCGACACGATGCCCGCGACGCCCGTCCTCCTCGCGCTCGCCCTGGTGCCCGCGGGGACGATGAACGTCCTCGTCTTCTCGCTGGTCCAGGCGGTCGTCCCGGACCGGCTGCTCGGGCGCGCGATGTCGGTCATCATGAGCGGTGCGACCGTGATGACGCCCGTCGGCGCGCTGGTCGGGGGCGCGGTCGCCGACGCCACCTCGCCCGGCCTCGTGCTGTACGGGAACGCGGTGGCGACGGCGCTGTTCGCGCTGTACGTCTTCGCGGTGCCGAGCCTCCGGCGCATCCCGCGCGTGGGCTCGGTCTCGACGCTCTCGGCGGAGTAGTGGAGTGGCGACGGACGGCCGTCCGCCTCAGAATATCTCGTCGACGTCGATGAACGCCCCGTCGCGTGCGCCGCGGACGGTGACGTTCTGGCCCAGCGTCACGTCCGCGTCGCCGCGCAGTTTGACCGTCTCCTCGCCGTCGTCGACCTTGACCGGGTCGCCCGTCTGGACGACCGTCCCCGTGAACTCGACCGTGCCCG of the Haloglomus salinum genome contains:
- a CDS encoding MFS transporter; translated protein: MRPRELVGLLRNRDFALLVGGRLVTNAGDSLYYIAAMWLVYDLTGSELYTGIAGFLTMAPAALQFLFGPLVDRTPLGPLLVGTQVVQGLLVLVVPIAHFFDMLSVWVVLVVMPLLSLLNQPVYPAQSAALPRIVDREELVGANSVLTIAYQGVDAGFNALGGIVVAAFGAVTLFLVDSVTFAVATLLFLGLDIPAAGAGDIEDESEDVGDEDGEGAPGDGETTSDSADPAAVPDGGTDPDTDDGHTDDSDEADRDGWDGYLADLREGIGFLRGTVVAKLTLGVIIVNFAFGGVMAVLPSYGDSFGGAGAYGLLAAAVGVGMLTGSLVGNLVEEWPFGYVVSGGMGLGAVLWTAAITVDTMPATPVLLALALVPAGTMNVLVFSLVQAVVPDRLLGRAMSVIMSGATVMTPVGALVGGAVADATSPGLVLYGNAVATALFALYVFAVPSLRRIPRVGSVSTLSAE